AAAATTAAAATAATCATAAGCAAAAACTGCACATCCTACTGGAGCTACGGCAATTGTTTTTTCTCTTACGACTAATTCGTCAATACATTCTGCGGCAAGCCTGTGAATTATGCCGTGTCCGCATCCTGAACAATATGATAAAACGGCATCTTTTAAACTTTCCGGTTTTGATAATATTTTCTTCATAGTTTTTATCCTATTATATTTACATCTATGCATTGTCATACAAAAAAACAATGTAAAACCTCGCTTTTTAGCGTAAAAAAGTGTGTTATGCACTAGGACACCTTTATTAGTAATTCCGCTTTTTGCTCTCAATTTAACTCAGTCAGTCCAGCTGCTTTACAGAAAAATGCTGTACACTTTACTTTGTATTTTTTTAATTATTTCCTGTTCCGTAACAAGTCCACCACCGGCTTTTCCCAGAAATTCGACGTTGGACTTGCCGTTTACAGCAAGTTTTACGTCTTCAACCATCTGCCCGTAGCTTAATTCAACAGATAAAAATTTTATATTCGGTTTTGCAAAGGAACTTATTATTTTAGACGGAAACGGCCATAAAGTTTTTGGTCTTAAAAGTCCTGCTTTAATACCATTTTTTCTTGCAAGTTTTACTGCAGATTTTACTATTCTTGACGAAATGCCGTAAGCTGTTATAATAATTTCAGCATCTTCTATCATGTATAATTCATATTTAACTTCGTTTTCAGATATCAGTTTATATTTTTCCTGGAGTTTGACATTATGTTTTTCCAAAACTCCGTCTTTCATAAGCAGAGATTTAATGGATCTAGGTTCTCTTCCTTTACATCCGTTTAGAATCCATTCTTTTTCCTTAAATTCTTTTTTTTCAGGTCTGTTAAATTCTATAGGTTCCATCATTTGTCCTATGATGCCGTCTGCTAGTATCATAACCGGGGTTCTGTATTTTTCAGCTAAATCAAAGGCGTCATAAGCTGTTTCATACATTTCTTGTGCTGAATTCGGAGCAATAACAATTATTTTATAATCTCCGTGACCTCCACCTTTTACGGCTTGAAAATAATCTGACTGTGAACTGGAAATATTACCAAGACCCGGTCCGCCCCGCTGTACGTTTACTATAAGAGCTGGAACCTGCATTCCGGCCATATAAGAAATTGTTTCCTGTTTTAAAGATATTCCTGGGGAAGATGATGATGTCATAGCTCTTGTGCCTGTCGCAGCTGCCCCTAAAACCATACTTGCCGCTGCGATTTCAGATTCAGCTTGAATGAAAACTCTTCCAAGTTCAACCATTTTTCTTGAAAAATAAGACGGTATCTCATTTTGAGGCGTTATAGGATAACCAAAATAAGATTTAAGACCTGCAGTAATTGCGCCCTCACAGAGAGCGATATTTCCTTTAACAAGTTTTTTCGTCATAGATCTTTATAAACCTCAATGCAAACGTCGGGGCATACCATATAACAAAATCCGCAGCCTATACAAGAGTTTTCTTTTTCCAAAACAGCCCAATGATACCCAGCTTTATTAAATTGTTTTGAAAGAGATATGCACTGTTTAGGACAGGCTTTTATACATAAACTGCAACCTTTACATTTTTCTGAATTAATTTTAATTGTTGATATCATATGAATATTCTAAGTTTTTTTTAAGATGAAATCAATTTTATGTATCTGTTTTAATCTATTGATAAACTGTGTTCTCAACTACTTGTTGTTCAGAGAGTTGATTTGATAAAATAATTAAAAGTTTTTTTATTATCAAATCTGACTTCATTATTAATAAGAGGTATTATGTTGGCAATACATCCGTTTAAACCTTTTGTTCCGCAAGGAGCAACAACACTTATTATAGGAACTTTTCCACCTTTAGCGCAATATCAGGATTTTAAATTTTATTACCCTAACAACACAGGAAGTAGATTTTGGATAATTATGGAATATGTTTTTAATCATAAGTTTCAATATTGGAAAGACGATCCAGCTGCAGAAGAAAGAAAGGCTTTGTTTGAGAGAGAACATATAGCCATAACTGATATGATTGAAAAATGTATAAGGACTAATGGCAATTCATCTGACAAAAACTTAAGCGAAATAGAATTCCGCAATGTTTATAAGTTGTTGAAAGACCGTCCTGCAATACAAAAAGTTATACTTACAAGCAGAACTGATGGAGACAGTGAGCGAATACATAAAAAACATTTAGGAAAATCAAGAAATAACAGTGCGTTAGAATTATTGAACGAACACTTGATGGAAAACGAAATTACTATTCGGAATTTGCATAAAGAAGATAATGGGCTTATCAAAGGCGAGTTTGAGTTGAACAACAAAATAATAAGAGTATTTGTTCCGTATACCCCGTCGGCGAGATGGTATAACAGTCATAAGGGAAAAGTGAACGATATGTATAAAGACAGCTTTGATGCGTAAAATAAGTATAGGTTTTCAAAAATATTCAATTTACTCAATAGACAGTTTGTTGAAACAGAACTCATTGTTTTATCGAAGAATATGAGATGAAATCTATTTTATAGACATTATCTACAAAGAGCTGTTAATGTCCATAAATTAAAAGCGCTTGGCAAAGAGAAAGATAAAAGAAATTACTAGAAAATATGATATGAATAATTAATCTTTCAACCGGAAAATTTACTAAATACAAGACTTTTTAGTATAATTCTATCCTATTTAATTACAAAAATTGCCCGATAGTGTAATTGGTAACACGTCTGCCTCTGGAGCAGAAGTCTCCTGGTTCGAGTCCAGGTCGGGCAGCTAACTTCACTACTTATGGGGGTTTGTCTTTATATAATGACAGACAATCAATCTCAACACTTCTGCTAGTAAAACATATTGACGGGAAACTTTTAGGATTGTTGTCTATGAAAAACAGGATGTCTTTTTTTATTGGCAAAATATATGTTATATCACTTCATTAAGAACATACAGAAAAAGCGAAACATAATTAGCAGATTTTTTAGAAAGGAAGTAATTTATGCAAAGAAAGAATATAAAAGAAATTTTATAGGAGGAGTATATTTGCAGTTAAGGAATGTTAAAAAGATTGAGTATTTTTATTGTTATCAGTTTGGCGAAATTAATTTTGCCGCGCTTCTTAATCTAATTTCTTTTGACAAAGATGAGAAAGTTTAATAATATGGTACTATTATTAAATTTTAGTAAATTAAGTAAATAATCTTAATTTGCTATGAAGTTAGGTTAGTTATATGCCTAAAATAATAAAATGGTTATGGAATATATGTTTTAATTTTTGATTTAGACGGAAACTTATTTATTCTCAAAGAGATATAATATCGGCGGTTAACTCGGTAAGAAAAGAATATGGTTTTTAGTATCTTTATGCCAAACAAGTGTGTTCTTATCTGGGAACCGGCGTTAATGGGCTTATGAGTAGAGCTGTTCCAATTGTTCAGGCGGAAGTTCTTGAAAAGTTTAATTTTTATTATAGATGGTGTTTAACTGATACTACGGTTATTTATAACGGTATAAGAGAAATGCTCGAAGTTTTAAAAAATAAAAAGAAAGCAATTTTATCCAACAAAAATGAACATTTTTCTTACGAGATTGTAAAAAGACTGGGATGGGAATTTCTGATTATTTTGTCAAAGTATTAGGTGAGGACGGCGCGGGTGTAAAAGAGTCTGCCCCGAAATCGATTGTGGGTTTAATAAATCTTACGAACTCTGATATTTCAAAAACCGTCATGATAAGGTGAAAGCGCAAATGATTTTTTAGCCGCTTTTTTATTAATATTTGCTTTTTCATGAATAAAAACTGTTCCGTCCGCTTTGGACAGATGAATATACAGCAGATGTAAGCTTGTGTTGTTTACATCGCTACTGACTGAATATAAAAATTTTATAAATTTTTACAAAGGATTGGATTTCAAGTGTTTTACAGATATACCGTAGGATTTTCATATAATGGCGGTAATTCCTCTGAAAGCCATTTATAAAAGACGGTTTATAGAGAAATTGTCGAGTTGTAATGTAGAAAATTCTATTCCTGTTACTGAAAAAAGCTCTTTAAAAGTATTGTCGGGATATTCGATATTAGCGATAACTCTTTTTATGCCTGCATTCACTGTTATTTTGGCACACAGTACGCACGGAGAATGTGTGCAGTAAAGCGTTGAATCTTTAATATTTATACCGTGATATCCGCCCTGTATAATTGCATTTTGTTCGGCATGAATTGCCCTGCATATTTCGTGTCTTTGTCCAGAAAGGATATTAAGAGTGTTTCTTAGGCAGCCCAAAGATATACAATCTTGCATGTCTGTGGCGGCTCCGTTGTATCCTGTTGTTAAAATTCTTTTATCTCTTACTATAACTGCTCCGACATGATGTCGTACGCACGTTGACCTTTCAGATACAAGCCAAGCAAGCTTCATAAAGTATTCGTCCCATGAAGGACGACTACGTACTGTGATTTTTTCCATTTTTATGTCAAATATTAAACTAAAAAAACGATATTGGGTCAAAATATATTGGGGGGGAGGGGAGGGATACTCCCTAATTGTGATTGTGTGAAAATTGGGGGATTATATGAATTTTCAGGGAATTATTATGGCTTTGCAGAAATTTTGGGCAAAAAAAGGATGTCTTATATGCCAGTCTTATGATTTAGAAAAAGGAGCTGGAACATTTAACCCTGCCACATTTCTTCGTTCTCTGGGACCGCGTCCGTGGAATGCAGCTTATGTCGAGCCTTCCAGAAGGCCAGCCGACGGAAGATACGGCGAGAATCCTAACAGATTGCAGCATTATTACCAGTTTCAAGTTATTATGAAACCTGCTCCCCAAAATATACAGCGGATTTATTTGGAAAGTTTAAAAACCGTAGGGCTTGATCCGAAAAAACACGATATAAGATTTATTGAAGACGACTGGGAATCTCCGACGCTTGGTGCATGGGGTCTCGGTTGGGAAGTATGGATTGACGGTATGGAAGCAACGCAGTTTACATATTTCCAGCAGGTCGGCGGCATCAATTTGAATCCAGTTTCCGTTGAAATTACATACGGCACTGAAAGGCTTGCGATGTATGTCCAAAAGAAAAACAGCGTTTACGATTTACAGTGGAACGATGAGGTAACTTACGGCGACGTTCATCTTGAAGATGAAAGGCAGTGGTCTTTTTATAATTTTGAAAAAGTTGACGTCGATATGTTAAAGAAACATTTTGACGAGTGGGAAAGAGAGGCTGAAAGACTTGCCGGAACACATCTTCCGGTTCCGGCTTATGATGCGGTTATGAAATGCTCGCATCTGTTTAACTTACTTGACGCAAGAGGTGCTATTTCGGTTTCCGAAAGAATGGATTATGTTTTGAGAGTTCGCACAATAGCCGGAATTGTTGCTGAAGAATATTTAAATTCCCACTCAGTCTAAAAAAATAAACTGCGTAATGCGGTAAACCGGGGAAAGTTTTTTTGTTATAAAATTAATTACGGAGCAGGAAATGGTTGACGGGAATATAAAGAACGCTTTACTGGAAATAGGTGCGGAGGAAATTCCATCTTCCTATATTGAACCGGCCTTAAAACAGATTGAAGATTATGCATTAAAAGCTTTTAATACTTCAGGGCTGAAACACGGAGTGCTTAAAACTTACGCTACGCCAAGAAGACTTGTGCTGATAGTTGAAAATCTTGAAGAGAAAAGCGATGATAAAACCGAAGAGGTTTTAGGACCATCTTTAAACGCGGCAAAAGACGCGCATGGGAAATATACGCGGGCGGCTGTAGGGTTTGCTTTAAAAAACGGTGTAATTCCTGAAAAGCTTGCCGTGAAAACAACCGAAAAAGGTGACTATCTTTTTTTTGTTAAAAAAATTAAAGGCGAAAAAACAGAGAAACTTTTAGTCGCAATTTTTCCAGAGATAATAAAAAATATATCCTTCCCCAAGATAATGATATGGGAAGAAAGCGGTTTTAAATTTGCAAGACCCGTAAGAAATATAGTTGCGCTTTACGGGGAAAAAGTAATTAAATTTAAAATTGCGGATGTTAATTCTTCAAATTGGACTGTGGGACTTCATACGTATGATAACAGCAGAATAAAAATAGAC
This genomic interval from Candidatus Endomicrobiellum trichonymphae contains the following:
- a CDS encoding 4Fe-4S dicluster domain-containing protein, which encodes MISTIKINSEKCKGCSLCIKACPKQCISLSKQFNKAGYHWAVLEKENSCIGCGFCYMVCPDVCIEVYKDL
- a CDS encoding deoxycytidylate deaminase codes for the protein MEKITVRSRPSWDEYFMKLAWLVSERSTCVRHHVGAVIVRDKRILTTGYNGAATDMQDCISLGCLRNTLNILSGQRHEICRAIHAEQNAIIQGGYHGINIKDSTLYCTHSPCVLCAKITVNAGIKRVIANIEYPDNTFKELFSVTGIEFSTLQLDNFSINRLL
- a CDS encoding HAD family hydrolase, which codes for MCSYLGTGVNGLMSRAVPIVQAEVLEKFNFYYRWCLTDTTVIYNGIREMLEVLKNKKKAILSNKNEHFSYEIVKRLGWEFLIILSKY
- a CDS encoding uracil-DNA glycosylase family protein, producing MLAIHPFKPFVPQGATTLIIGTFPPLAQYQDFKFYYPNNTGSRFWIIMEYVFNHKFQYWKDDPAAEERKALFEREHIAITDMIEKCIRTNGNSSDKNLSEIEFRNVYKLLKDRPAIQKVILTSRTDGDSERIHKKHLGKSRNNSALELLNEHLMENEITIRNLHKEDNGLIKGEFELNNKIIRVFVPYTPSARWYNSHKGKVNDMYKDSFDA
- the vorB gene encoding 3-methyl-2-oxobutanoate dehydrogenase subunit VorB; translated protein: MTKKLVKGNIALCEGAITAGLKSYFGYPITPQNEIPSYFSRKMVELGRVFIQAESEIAAASMVLGAAATGTRAMTSSSSPGISLKQETISYMAGMQVPALIVNVQRGGPGLGNISSSQSDYFQAVKGGGHGDYKIIVIAPNSAQEMYETAYDAFDLAEKYRTPVMILADGIIGQMMEPIEFNRPEKKEFKEKEWILNGCKGREPRSIKSLLMKDGVLEKHNVKLQEKYKLISENEVKYELYMIEDAEIIITAYGISSRIVKSAVKLARKNGIKAGLLRPKTLWPFPSKIISSFAKPNIKFLSVELSYGQMVEDVKLAVNGKSNVEFLGKAGGGLVTEQEIIKKIQSKVYSIFL
- a CDS encoding glycine--tRNA ligase subunit alpha; this encodes MNFQGIIMALQKFWAKKGCLICQSYDLEKGAGTFNPATFLRSLGPRPWNAAYVEPSRRPADGRYGENPNRLQHYYQFQVIMKPAPQNIQRIYLESLKTVGLDPKKHDIRFIEDDWESPTLGAWGLGWEVWIDGMEATQFTYFQQVGGINLNPVSVEITYGTERLAMYVQKKNSVYDLQWNDEVTYGDVHLEDERQWSFYNFEKVDVDMLKKHFDEWEREAERLAGTHLPVPAYDAVMKCSHLFNLLDARGAISVSERMDYVLRVRTIAGIVAEEYLNSHSV